In Sodalis ligni, a single genomic region encodes these proteins:
- a CDS encoding head-tail joining protein, whose amino-acid sequence MGIDWDINLLAPLQEVFGEPVNYRPAGSAAYDITGIFDRAYTRDVEPLDPDDPTINTTLPVLGVRDAVFVSPPARGDRLYVYRVDTVFVVKDIQLDSHGGCKLLLNRTSS is encoded by the coding sequence ATGGGCATTGATTGGGATATTAACCTCCTGGCTCCCCTGCAAGAGGTTTTCGGGGAGCCGGTGAACTACCGGCCCGCCGGCAGCGCAGCCTATGACATTACCGGGATTTTCGACCGGGCCTATACGCGGGATGTTGAGCCGCTCGACCCGGACGATCCCACCATCAACACCACGCTGCCGGTGCTGGGGGTGAGAGACGCAGTTTTTGTCTCGCCGCCGGCAAGAGGCGATCGTCTCTATGTCTATCGCGTCGATACAGTTTTTGTCGTCAAAGATATACAGCTCGACAGCCACGGCGGTTGCAAACTGCTGCTCAACAGGACCTCATCATGA
- a CDS encoding phage tail tube protein, with amino-acid sequence MADTSNRLAGTAYVTCDGITIMVAGAFKYSPSTVKRDTLTGMDGVHGYKETPNAPYISCQIRDSGGTSISDFNGQTNVTVVAELANGKTIIGSGMWAVNTQEVDSTEATADIRWEGGSVTEN; translated from the coding sequence ATGGCAGATACATCAAACCGCCTTGCGGGCACCGCGTATGTGACCTGCGACGGCATCACCATCATGGTGGCGGGGGCGTTTAAATACAGCCCTTCGACCGTCAAACGCGACACCCTGACCGGCATGGACGGGGTACATGGCTATAAGGAAACGCCCAACGCACCGTATATTTCCTGCCAAATCCGGGATAGCGGCGGCACGTCAATCAGTGATTTCAACGGCCAAACCAATGTGACGGTGGTGGCAGAACTGGCGAACGGGAAAACCATCATCGGTTCCGGCATGTGGGCGGTTAATACGCAGGAAGTGGATTCCACTGAAGCAACAGCCGACATCCGCTGGGAAGGCGGCTCGGTCACGGAGAATTGA
- a CDS encoding phage tail assembly protein: MAELERSKTITLVKPISDNSGKQTWEVVDLCEPTLLQVQQFYDEQAKAGALSAMGLLIALLAGVPREVVKKMAFTDYKSCEGYLLGFLNYSPTADAGGN, encoded by the coding sequence ATGGCGGAACTGGAAAGAAGCAAAACCATCACGCTGGTCAAACCCATTTCGGACAACAGCGGCAAACAAACCTGGGAGGTGGTGGATCTTTGCGAACCAACGCTGTTGCAGGTGCAGCAATTCTACGACGAGCAGGCTAAGGCCGGGGCGCTTAGTGCAATGGGTTTACTCATTGCGCTGCTGGCCGGCGTGCCGCGCGAAGTGGTAAAAAAAATGGCCTTCACCGATTACAAATCCTGTGAGGGGTATCTGCTGGGTTTTTTGAACTACTCCCCGACGGCGGACGCTGGCGGGAATTGA
- a CDS encoding ATP-binding protein: MNSAMVRGLVIAALTGKTDAGDRVYSPRDWATSADMYPALLVQTPFEEKHSLGRNAPQFTTVTTVRITGLLQALDSATDDDGAKKAEIALEALREQVERAVINSYDLTRQTQQFKSIRSTIDVSASGEGHTAQMLYELDIEYYQGPEDFYPVESVPLAGIDTTIKMPDGTTETVVTVDLPQ; encoded by the coding sequence ATGAATTCTGCAATGGTGCGCGGCCTGGTGATTGCCGCGTTAACAGGGAAAACGGATGCCGGTGACCGGGTTTACTCCCCGCGTGACTGGGCGACCAGCGCAGATATGTACCCGGCGCTCCTGGTGCAAACACCCTTTGAGGAAAAGCACTCTCTGGGCCGGAACGCCCCGCAGTTCACTACGGTCACGACGGTGCGCATTACCGGACTGCTGCAGGCGCTGGATAGCGCAACGGACGACGATGGGGCAAAGAAGGCCGAAATCGCCCTGGAGGCGTTGCGCGAACAGGTAGAGCGGGCAGTCATTAACAGTTACGATCTGACCCGGCAAACCCAACAGTTTAAATCTATCCGATCCACGATAGACGTCAGCGCCAGCGGCGAGGGCCATACGGCCCAGATGCTCTACGAACTGGATATCGAATATTACCAGGGGCCGGAGGATTTTTATCCGGTCGAATCTGTGCCGCTGGCCGGCATCGACACCACCATCAAAATGCCTGACGGCACCACCGAAACTGTGGTGACGGTAGACCTGCCCCAATAA
- a CDS encoding major capsid protein yields the protein MNIFDTDQLVQLIPNLKTSQNWLLDRFFPNVVTSETEFVSIDVDVGLRRMAPFCSPLVEGKLVESRRYQTNTFKPPYIKDKRAPDLRKPVRRQIGERIGGEYTAAEREMINIQFEMADQIDMLNRRLEWMAAQALQSAMVTVTGDGYETTVVDFGRDSALTIALSGASLWPTAVEAGTTNILPSSNIETWQVLYLQKSGANATDLIFTPKSWLAFRLDTSIKDTAISFPLLSPFGNQINPAAQNEKGAVYKGRWGNFDLWLYNDWYLDATDTEQPMLVDGAVIMCGAGLMGTRAFGVILDPAFNYGPMSYAPKTWVMPDPAQRYLMMQSAPIVIPSRVNASLCAKVVA from the coding sequence ATGAATATTTTTGATACTGACCAACTGGTACAGTTGATCCCCAATCTGAAAACCTCCCAGAATTGGCTGCTGGACCGGTTTTTTCCCAATGTGGTAACCAGCGAGACAGAGTTCGTTTCCATCGACGTCGATGTCGGTCTGCGCCGGATGGCGCCGTTCTGCTCGCCATTGGTCGAAGGTAAGTTGGTGGAAAGCCGTCGCTACCAGACCAATACCTTTAAACCGCCCTACATCAAGGATAAACGCGCCCCCGATCTGCGCAAACCGGTGCGCCGGCAAATCGGTGAGCGTATTGGCGGTGAATATACCGCGGCCGAACGCGAGATGATCAACATCCAATTCGAAATGGCGGATCAGATTGATATGCTCAATCGCCGTCTGGAATGGATGGCAGCACAGGCGCTGCAAAGCGCAATGGTGACGGTTACGGGCGACGGATACGAAACTACCGTGGTCGATTTTGGCCGCGATAGCGCACTGACTATTGCGCTGAGCGGCGCCAGTCTGTGGCCGACAGCGGTGGAGGCAGGGACAACCAACATTTTGCCGTCGAGTAATATCGAAACTTGGCAGGTGCTTTACTTGCAGAAATCAGGCGCCAATGCCACCGATCTGATTTTCACCCCCAAGTCATGGCTTGCGTTCCGCCTGGATACCTCTATTAAGGATACCGCCATTTCGTTCCCGTTGCTGTCTCCGTTCGGTAACCAGATCAACCCTGCAGCGCAGAACGAAAAAGGCGCAGTGTATAAAGGTCGTTGGGGTAACTTTGACCTGTGGCTGTACAACGATTGGTACCTGGATGCCACCGACACAGAACAACCTATGCTGGTGGACGGCGCAGTCATTATGTGCGGCGCTGGTTTGATGGGGACGCGTGCATTTGGCGTTATTCTGGATCCGGCATTCAATTATGGCCCGATGTCTTATGCGCCAAAAACATGGGTAATGCCCGACCCGGCCCAGCGCTATCTGATGATGCAATCTGCGCCGATTGTTATCCCCAGCCGGGTTAACGCCTCGCTGTGCGCTAAGGTGGTGGCGTAA
- a CDS encoding phage baseplate assembly protein domain-containing protein, with translation MDVNGQLSRLYRQVRMLLGIGRVTSMSDSGVTQTIQYQTPLEVRDKTVRMAEFGFSSGLPGGTDVILGFLGGDRSNAVIIASNHQGYRHTGLATGETVIYDQWGQYVKLTKSGIIVEAKGQPVTVNDATTVTINAATGVVMNTPTLKVSGDIIDNAGTNSTTMKKLRDTYNEHDHQVKNVQSGSSTATSQPPGELVQ, from the coding sequence ATGGACGTTAACGGCCAGCTTTCCCGGCTATACCGGCAGGTCAGAATGCTACTGGGTATTGGCCGGGTGACGTCGATGTCAGATAGCGGCGTGACCCAAACCATTCAATACCAGACACCGCTGGAGGTCCGCGACAAAACCGTACGGATGGCTGAATTTGGCTTTTCTTCCGGGCTACCGGGCGGGACGGATGTCATTCTGGGCTTTCTGGGTGGCGACCGGTCCAATGCGGTGATCATCGCCTCCAACCACCAAGGATACCGACATACCGGGTTGGCCACCGGCGAGACGGTGATTTATGACCAGTGGGGGCAATACGTCAAGCTGACGAAGTCCGGGATCATTGTGGAGGCAAAGGGCCAGCCAGTAACGGTCAATGATGCAACCACGGTGACGATAAACGCCGCTACCGGCGTAGTGATGAATACCCCAACGTTAAAAGTGAGCGGCGACATCATCGACAATGCCGGTACCAACAGCACCACAATGAAAAAGCTTCGCGACACGTATAACGAACATGATCACCAGGTGAAGAACGTCCAGTCCGGCAGTTCAACGGCGACCAGCCAGCCGCCCGGGGAGTTGGTGCAATGA
- a CDS encoding phage baseplate assembly protein, whose product MSDELTLTIGGKILSGWDEVRVTRSIEHLPSDFELSLMDYYPGSNEQQMVKPGDPCVVKIGTDIVLTGYVDIWAPMISSARHEVRATGRSRCQDLVDCSAEWQNNVISQATALQIARKLALPYGITVSSDVTDMDIVPQFTLNWGESSQEIIDRISRWAGLLYYDKPDGNLFLTRVGTQKAASGIAQGKNVQDAAYTSSIDERFSHYTGVSMSMDPATELSPDSGYSSVTLATASDPEAATMRYRNHIVIVESTMIAHNQAQRCIDWEMNRRYGRSKTLQITVDSWRDSAGALWAPNTLIPITLPAFGLQNALWLLSEVTYQKDDSGGTTARMVLMPPAAFTVQPYEFYQDHMELTHGR is encoded by the coding sequence ATGAGCGACGAATTAACCCTGACCATTGGCGGTAAAATATTATCCGGCTGGGACGAGGTGCGCGTGACACGTAGTATTGAACACCTCCCCAGCGATTTTGAACTGTCGCTCATGGATTATTACCCCGGTAGCAATGAACAGCAGATGGTTAAGCCTGGCGACCCCTGTGTCGTTAAAATCGGTACCGATATCGTTTTAACCGGTTATGTGGATATATGGGCACCCATGATTTCCAGCGCCCGGCATGAAGTGCGGGCGACAGGGCGCAGTAGATGCCAGGACCTCGTGGACTGTTCCGCCGAATGGCAAAACAATGTGATAAGCCAGGCGACTGCCTTACAAATCGCTCGAAAACTGGCGTTGCCCTATGGCATCACTGTGTCATCCGACGTTACTGACATGGATATCGTCCCTCAATTCACGCTGAACTGGGGGGAAAGCTCCCAGGAAATTATTGACCGCATTAGCCGATGGGCAGGGCTGCTCTATTACGACAAACCAGACGGTAATCTTTTTCTGACCCGGGTGGGTACGCAAAAAGCCGCCAGCGGTATCGCCCAGGGAAAAAACGTTCAGGACGCCGCCTATACATCCTCCATCGATGAGCGATTCTCCCATTATACCGGCGTCTCCATGTCGATGGATCCTGCGACAGAGCTATCACCGGATAGCGGCTACAGTTCGGTGACGCTGGCTACCGCCAGTGATCCGGAAGCGGCCACAATGCGCTACCGAAACCACATAGTGATCGTAGAGAGCACTATGATCGCGCATAACCAGGCACAGCGCTGTATTGACTGGGAAATGAACCGACGATACGGCCGTTCAAAAACGCTGCAGATCACGGTTGACAGTTGGCGCGACAGTGCCGGCGCGTTATGGGCACCCAACACGCTCATCCCAATAACCCTGCCGGCATTCGGGCTGCAAAATGCGCTCTGGCTTCTGTCAGAAGTGACCTATCAAAAAGATGATAGCGGCGGCACAACGGCACGCATGGTTTTGATGCCACCGGCGGCGTTTACGGTACAGCCGTATGAATTTTATCAGGACCATATGGAGTTAACCCATGGACGTTAA
- a CDS encoding head decoration protein, producing MSVNQFGDNSWQPSARQDTFIPDQLVSGPLQLVTDTVTILMGGVYKRGTVLGVITASGKYIASVKTATDGSQNPSAILADDVDATAADVTGGVYLMGEFNQNRLTFDASWTVTTLKPAFRPLGIFLRDSIQAPASL from the coding sequence ATGTCAGTTAATCAATTTGGCGATAATTCCTGGCAGCCCAGCGCTCGCCAGGATACGTTCATCCCGGATCAGTTGGTATCGGGACCCCTTCAACTGGTCACGGATACCGTGACCATCCTGATGGGGGGCGTGTATAAGCGCGGTACTGTTCTGGGTGTAATCACCGCATCCGGTAAATACATCGCGTCCGTAAAAACCGCTACCGATGGCAGCCAAAACCCGAGCGCTATTTTAGCGGATGACGTGGACGCCACCGCTGCAGATGTCACTGGCGGCGTGTATCTGATGGGCGAGTTTAATCAAAACCGCCTGACATTCGATGCCAGCTGGACTGTGACCACGCTCAAACCCGCGTTTCGTCCACTGGGCATATTCCTGCGCGACTCCATTCAGGCGCCCGCGTCACTGTAA
- a CDS encoding phage tail sheath subtilisin-like domain-containing protein has translation MPIPFSTIPTNLRTPLFYAEFDNSQANTATATQRTLIIGQMTGATPVSANTPIIASSPAAVAGLFGSGSMLHNLMAAYVANDTAGKIYLLPLADDEDMVAAAGKITVTSPASATGIISLYIAGTRVQISVVATDVVADIAAALAAAINAATSLPVTAEAAAAIVTLTAKNKGAHGNGIDIRLNYQGSAGGEAIPDGLVLTFTPMSAGAGSPDLTDALANLGDQTFDFIVNPYTDTTSLDAVKTFLSDTTGRWSYASQLYGHALGVLAGTYGQLTAAGELRNDQHASLVGIYDSPTPAYIWSAAVYGAIAGSLRNDPGRPLQTLTVAGVLAPPLASRFTLTERNNLLYSGISTVTVADDGTVQIENIITTYQTNKYGDADDSYLQVETLFLLMYVTRYIRTQITSKFARMKLAANGTRFAAGSAIVTPNTIRAELIAQYTTLEYGGYVQDSAAFAAGLIVEQNAGNPNRVDVLWDGTLINQLRIFALLNQFRLQPTA, from the coding sequence ATGCCGATCCCGTTCAGTACAATCCCTACCAACCTGCGAACCCCGCTGTTTTATGCCGAGTTCGACAATTCGCAGGCCAATACCGCAACCGCGACCCAGCGGACGCTGATTATCGGGCAGATGACCGGGGCAACGCCTGTCAGCGCCAACACGCCGATCATTGCCTCATCGCCCGCAGCTGTGGCTGGATTATTTGGCTCCGGTTCGATGCTGCATAATCTCATGGCGGCCTATGTAGCCAACGACACTGCCGGCAAAATTTATCTGCTGCCCCTGGCTGACGATGAGGACATGGTTGCCGCGGCTGGCAAAATTACCGTGACCAGTCCGGCATCCGCTACCGGCATCATTTCGCTGTATATCGCCGGGACGCGCGTTCAGATTTCAGTTGTGGCCACCGACGTTGTGGCGGATATCGCGGCCGCCCTGGCCGCCGCCATCAACGCCGCCACCTCCCTGCCGGTTACCGCGGAGGCCGCCGCCGCCATTGTGACGCTGACGGCCAAAAACAAAGGTGCGCACGGCAATGGCATCGATATTCGCCTGAATTATCAGGGCAGCGCCGGCGGCGAAGCGATCCCTGACGGACTGGTCCTGACCTTCACGCCGATGAGTGCCGGCGCTGGCTCCCCGGACCTGACCGACGCCCTGGCGAACCTGGGGGATCAGACGTTTGATTTCATCGTCAACCCCTATACCGATACTACGTCATTGGATGCGGTAAAAACCTTCCTATCGGACACCACCGGGCGCTGGAGCTACGCATCCCAGCTATACGGCCATGCCCTCGGCGTACTGGCCGGAACCTACGGCCAACTGACCGCCGCCGGCGAATTGCGTAATGATCAGCATGCCTCCCTTGTGGGGATTTATGACTCACCGACCCCAGCATACATTTGGTCGGCGGCCGTCTATGGGGCGATTGCCGGCAGCCTGCGTAATGACCCTGGCCGTCCGCTGCAAACCCTGACGGTTGCCGGTGTCCTGGCGCCGCCGCTGGCATCCCGCTTCACGCTGACTGAACGCAACAATCTGCTGTATAGCGGGATATCCACGGTGACGGTGGCCGATGACGGCACGGTCCAGATCGAAAACATCATCACGACCTACCAGACCAACAAATACGGCGATGCCGATGACAGTTACCTGCAGGTGGAAACGTTGTTTTTGCTGATGTATGTCACCCGCTATATTCGCACGCAGATAACCTCTAAATTTGCCCGGATGAAGCTGGCGGCCAACGGCACGCGGTTTGCGGCCGGTTCCGCGATTGTGACGCCGAATACCATCCGCGCCGAGCTCATCGCTCAATACACCACCTTGGAATATGGCGGCTATGTGCAGGACTCCGCGGCGTTCGCCGCCGGGCTGATAGTCGAGCAGAACGCCGGCAACCCAAACAGGGTAGACGTGTTGTGGGATGGCACGTTAATCAATCAGCTGCGCATTTTCGCGCTGCTCAATCAGTTCCGCCTGCAACCGACGGCATAA
- a CDS encoding phage GP46 family protein produces the protein MTDITTIWNGEQSVGDWQIGQGDLLSGSDLETAILISLFTDRLARADDDYDGDDRRGWWGDSGADYPIGSRLWLLHRQKLTPATATRAETYATEALQWLVDDGVVSTVTITTQIVYPSRLYMQIVFLKPDNASSSFKYSWVWEK, from the coding sequence ATGACCGATATCACAACAATTTGGAACGGTGAACAGTCGGTCGGAGACTGGCAAATCGGGCAGGGTGATTTGCTCAGCGGCAGTGATCTGGAAACCGCCATACTGATCAGCCTTTTCACTGACCGGCTGGCCCGCGCTGATGATGACTACGATGGCGATGATCGGCGCGGCTGGTGGGGGGATTCCGGCGCTGATTATCCTATCGGTTCCCGGTTATGGTTATTGCACCGTCAAAAGTTAACGCCGGCCACCGCCACCCGGGCTGAGACTTACGCCACCGAGGCGCTGCAATGGCTGGTGGATGACGGAGTGGTCAGTACCGTCACCATCACGACACAGATTGTCTACCCCAGCCGGTTGTACATGCAAATCGTCTTCCTCAAGCCGGACAACGCTTCATCTTCGT
- the gpW gene encoding gpW family head-tail joining protein has protein sequence MFDKNTSLLAGMSTAQLQTALANAQQAYLELSTGAKGVSFSYSQGDGPRSVTFTPTTLPQLMALIQLLQAQLGTVTRPRRAIRFRY, from the coding sequence ATGTTTGATAAAAATACCAGCCTGCTGGCGGGCATGAGCACCGCGCAGTTGCAAACGGCGCTGGCTAACGCCCAACAGGCATATCTGGAATTATCCACGGGCGCGAAGGGCGTTTCATTTTCCTATTCCCAAGGCGACGGACCCCGGTCGGTGACGTTTACCCCCACCACCCTGCCGCAATTGATGGCGCTGATTCAGCTGCTGCAGGCACAACTGGGAACAGTGACTCGCCCGCGTAGGGCGATAAGGTTTCGTTACTGA
- a CDS encoding phage portal protein, translating to MGEVRILGPNGQPLAPTRPRPAALNGSGRVPYDAADTFSDQLANWQPALWSSDNEINIYRDRMVSRIRDLVRNDGWAAGSVTRILDNAIGANFRPIFKPDYRALAIISGNKAFDATWADEYGRVLEAAWRTWANDTGRYCDVERKQTVSQMIRLGFRHKLIDGDALAILQYRRDRLGRGRARYATAVQIVDPDRLSNPQQQFDLPHTRGGVEIDEDGAPVAYWIRQAHMGDWWAAEKSLTWKKVQRETPWGRPVVIHDFDHERGAQHRGIGILAPIVQKMKMLIKYDHTELEAAIINSIFGAYIQSPYDPAMAEDALGPGNDNELGRYQQGRAEFHHDRRISLQNGSRMVALYPGEEIGTVNAARPNSNFKEFENAVLRNIAAATGQSAQQISQDWSDVNYSSARAAMLEAYKTMSRRRSDYSMGFCQPIATAFTEEVFDIGDLPLPAGAPDFLDARTEYCRANWMGPGRGWVDPVAEKKGAILGMDAGLSTLEHEVAENEGEDWEETLDQRKREVEAFKERGLTPPSWAQVDTPAQKTITDPETR from the coding sequence ATGGGCGAAGTCAGAATCTTAGGCCCAAACGGCCAGCCTCTGGCGCCGACACGACCAAGGCCGGCAGCGCTTAACGGGAGCGGCCGGGTTCCCTATGATGCCGCCGACACCTTCAGCGATCAGCTGGCAAACTGGCAGCCCGCGCTTTGGTCGTCGGATAATGAGATCAATATCTACCGCGACCGCATGGTATCGCGGATCCGGGACCTGGTGCGGAATGACGGCTGGGCCGCCGGCAGCGTCACCCGTATTTTGGATAACGCCATCGGCGCCAATTTTCGGCCTATTTTCAAGCCGGATTATCGTGCGCTGGCCATCATAAGCGGCAATAAAGCGTTCGACGCTACCTGGGCGGACGAATACGGACGCGTTTTAGAGGCCGCATGGCGCACATGGGCGAATGACACCGGGCGCTATTGCGACGTTGAGCGCAAGCAGACCGTTTCGCAAATGATCCGGCTGGGATTTCGTCACAAACTTATTGATGGCGATGCGCTGGCCATACTGCAATATCGGCGGGACCGCCTGGGAAGAGGCAGGGCCCGTTACGCCACAGCGGTTCAGATTGTGGATCCCGACAGGCTGAGCAATCCCCAGCAGCAATTCGATTTGCCGCATACTCGCGGTGGAGTGGAAATCGACGAGGATGGCGCGCCCGTAGCTTACTGGATACGCCAGGCGCATATGGGCGACTGGTGGGCGGCAGAAAAAAGCCTGACTTGGAAAAAAGTCCAGCGCGAAACCCCGTGGGGCCGGCCTGTCGTTATTCATGATTTTGACCATGAACGAGGGGCGCAGCATCGCGGCATCGGTATCTTGGCACCGATCGTACAAAAAATGAAAATGCTCATTAAGTACGATCACACCGAACTGGAAGCGGCCATCATCAATTCGATTTTCGGCGCATATATCCAATCCCCGTATGATCCTGCGATGGCGGAAGATGCTCTCGGTCCCGGGAATGACAACGAGTTAGGGCGATATCAACAGGGCCGAGCCGAATTTCATCATGACCGGCGTATTTCGCTACAAAATGGTTCCCGCATGGTTGCTCTGTACCCAGGGGAGGAAATCGGTACCGTCAACGCCGCCCGGCCAAACAGCAATTTTAAGGAGTTTGAAAACGCGGTGTTGCGCAACATCGCTGCGGCCACGGGACAATCTGCACAGCAGATTTCCCAGGATTGGTCGGATGTGAACTACTCCAGTGCCCGTGCCGCGATGCTTGAGGCTTATAAGACGATGAGCCGGCGCCGTTCCGATTATTCCATGGGTTTTTGTCAACCAATTGCAACCGCCTTCACTGAAGAGGTGTTCGATATCGGTGATCTGCCGCTGCCTGCCGGCGCGCCGGATTTTCTGGATGCTCGGACGGAATACTGTCGGGCTAACTGGATGGGACCGGGGCGCGGCTGGGTCGATCCAGTCGCTGAGAAAAAAGGCGCAATTCTCGGCATGGATGCCGGATTGTCCACTCTCGAACACGAAGTGGCGGAAAACGAGGGCGAAGACTGGGAGGAAACGCTCGATCAGCGCAAGCGAGAGGTTGAAGCGTTCAAAGAGCGTGGCCTGACGCCGCCTAGCTGGGCTCAGGTCGATACACCGGCGCAAAAAACCATAACGGACCCGGAAACACGATGA
- a CDS encoding DUF2635 domain-containing protein, whose product MFVKPNPGRAVRDPVKGSLLPESGAEVPDNSFWRRRLRDEDVSIMPTATVTTPAAAVIAANPAPANTVVEDKK is encoded by the coding sequence ATGTTTGTGAAACCCAATCCCGGGCGCGCCGTTCGCGACCCGGTTAAAGGCTCGCTATTGCCTGAATCCGGGGCGGAAGTGCCGGATAACAGTTTCTGGCGCCGCCGGCTGCGCGACGAGGATGTATCAATAATGCCGACCGCGACAGTAACTACCCCGGCGGCCGCAGTAATCGCCGCCAACCCGGCCCCGGCCAATACGGTAGTGGAGGATAAAAAATAA